Genomic segment of Erythrobacter sp. BLCC-B19:
ATCACCGTGCCGAACACCTGCCCCCGGCTCGCGCCCATCACCCTCAGCAGCGCAAGGTCGCCCTCGCGGCTGCGCACCATCCCGATCAGCGCGACCAGGATCGAAAGACCCCCGGTCGCGGCGAGCAGCCATGCAAACACCCGCAATCCCTCAAAGCTCGCGCCAAGCAGATCGAGCAGCCGTGCCGTCTCGGTTGCCGGGACGGCAGCCTGAAGCGCGCTTTGGCGGTTGATCATCGCTGGCACCCGCATGGCGCCTGCGGCATTGCGATAGGTGACCAGCAGCGCGGTGTATTCCGGCTCGAGCGATTGCGGGCCGGTAGCGGCGGCGTCGTCATGCTCATGCGCGTCACCGGCATCGGCCGCCTCGCCGTGATGGTGGTCGTGATCCTCCGCGATCCCGTGCACCTGCCACACGCTTTCGACCTTGGTGAGGATCAGCCGGTCAGCGACCCCGCCGGTGGGCGCGAGGATGCCGACGGTCTGGAAGGGCGCATGGTCATGGCCCTGTTCCTGCCCTTCCTCCTGCGACAACCCGTGACTGCCGACGAATTTCTGGCCGAGGCGCGCGCCTGTCGCCCGGGCAACTTCGGCCCCGATCACGGCCTCCATCGGGGCAGCGAAGGTGCGGCCCTCGGCGATCTTGAGGCGGTAGAGCGCCATGAAGCCCGCATCAGTCCCGACAATCCGATAGCCGCGGAAATTGTCGCCCAGCGCCAGCGGAACCACCCCGGCAACGCTCGGATCGCGCGCCAGCAGGGCGCGCGCCTCGCGCGGGATGTTGCCGGTTGGCTGGTCGACGTGAAAGATGCTTGAGAGGATCAGCTGCAGCGGTGATCCCTTGGCGCCGACGACCAGATCCACGCCTTGCGCATCGCGGTCGAACCGCGCGCTGGCCTGCGTGCTGACCTGCGCCAGCAGCACCATCATCGCCACCGCGATGGCCAGCAGCAGCAAGTTGAGCGCGGTCGTCAGGGGCCGGTCGCGCAGATAGGCCAATGCCAGTGTGATCATGGCGCGAGCCGTCCCTCGGCGAGCGTCAAGGTGCGCGGGAAATGGGCGCGCAGCCGCTCATCATGGGTGGCGATCAGCAGGCTTGCACCCGTCTCCTGGGCCAAGTCGAGCAGCAAGGTGGCAACCCGCGCGGCATTGGCGTGGTCGAGCGCCGAGGTCGGCTCGTCGGCGACAAGGATCGCCGGGCGCACCACAACCGCACGGGCGATCGCGGCCCGCTGGGCCTCGCCCTGACTGAGTTCGTGCGGGCGCGCATCGAACCGGTGGGTGAGGGCGAGCCGTTCGAGCGTGCGATCGGCCAGCGCGGGATCGGCCCGGCCCATCTGGAGCTTCTGCGCCAGCGCGAGATTGGCGCGCACGCTCAGGGCCGACACGAGCCGGAGGGTCTGGAACACAATCCCGAAATGGCGACGGCGAATGGCATCGCCGGCGGACGGTCGGCTGGCGGCGGCCAGCACCTCCTGCCCGAAGGTCACGGCCCCGGCATCGGGCTGCTGCAATCCGCACAGACAATTGAGCAAGGTCGACTTGCCCGATCCCGATGGGCCAAGCAGCAGGGCACGTTCGCCCGCCGCAAGGGTCAGGGATACCTCCGAGAGCACCCTTCGACCGTCATAGGCCTTGACGAGATTGTGCGCCGCCAGCTCCATTGTCAGTGCCGGTGCGCCTGCCGCAATCGCTGCCAGTGGGCGGCCATCAGCAGCGCTGCGCCGGTCACTGTCAGGGCGCGTTCGGCCAACTCGCTCTCCATGAACAGCGCACCGACCAGCGCGGCAAAGGCGCTGATGACGAGCGCCGTGCGCGCCGTGCCGGGGCGGCCACGCAGGAGAGCAGGGCCGCTCACCAGCAACACCGGTGCGATCAGGGCAGCGTGGAGCCATTCGTTGTCGCGCAGCGCTTCGGGCAGGGCGGCAAGCGCCACCGCGGGCAGGCTCGCCAGCAGCCATGGCAGGGCGAGGCAATGCAGCAGGCAAAGCACCGAAAGGCCCATGCCGAACCTGTGCCAAGGTGCCTCGGATCGTGCTGCCGAGACCGAAGTTGTCATGCCATGCCCCTATTGCGTAATGTTACAACATCACTTAATTGGGCGCGATCATATTGCAAGAGCCCGCGACAGGATTTCACCCCATGACCGCCACATCTGACCGCCGCCTGCCCGTAACCGTGCTCTCCGGCTTTCTCGGTGCGGGCAAGACCACGCTGCTCAACCACATCCTCGCCAACCGCGAAGGCAAGCGGGTGGCGGTGATCGTCAACGACATGAGCGAGGTCAATATCGACGCCGATCTGGTGCGCGGCGGCGAGGCGGCGCTGTCCCGCGCCGAGGAGACGCTGGTCGAGATGACCAATGGCTGCATCTGCTGCACCCTGCGCGATGATCTGCTGAAGGAGGTGCGCAAGCTCGCCGAGGAAGGCCGCTTCGATTACCTCGTGATCGAAAGCACCGGGATTTCCGAACCCCTGCCGGTCGCCGCGACCTTCTCGTTCCGCGACGAATATGACGAATGCCTCGGCGATGTCGCGCGGCTCGACACGATGGTGACGGTGGTCGACGCGCTGAACCTGCTGGCCGACTATTCGAGCACGGATCTGCTCTCGGCGCGCGGCGAGACGGCGGACGAGGGCGATGATCGCAGTCTCGTCGGACTGCTGGTCGAGCAGATCGAATTCGCCGACGTGGTGATCGTCAACAAGGCGAGCGCCGTGAGCCCCGAACAGCTCGCCACGGTCAAGCAGGTGGTCGCTTCATTGAACGCCGATGCGCAGATCATCACCGCCGATTTCGGCAAGGTCGCGCTCGATACGA
This window contains:
- a CDS encoding ABC transporter ATP-binding protein; protein product: MELAAHNLVKAYDGRRVLSEVSLTLAAGERALLLGPSGSGKSTLLNCLCGLQQPDAGAVTFGQEVLAAASRPSAGDAIRRRHFGIVFQTLRLVSALSVRANLALAQKLQMGRADPALADRTLERLALTHRFDARPHELSQGEAQRAAIARAVVVRPAILVADEPTSALDHANAARVATLLLDLAQETGASLLIATHDERLRAHFPRTLTLAEGRLAP
- a CDS encoding ABC transporter permease; the protein is MITLALAYLRDRPLTTALNLLLLAIAVAMMVLLAQVSTQASARFDRDAQGVDLVVGAKGSPLQLILSSIFHVDQPTGNIPREARALLARDPSVAGVVPLALGDNFRGYRIVGTDAGFMALYRLKIAEGRTFAAPMEAVIGAEVARATGARLGQKFVGSHGLSQEEGQEQGHDHAPFQTVGILAPTGGVADRLILTKVESVWQVHGIAEDHDHHHGEAADAGDAHEHDDAAATGPQSLEPEYTALLVTYRNAAGAMRVPAMINRQSALQAAVPATETARLLDLLGASFEGLRVFAWLLAATGGLSILVALIGMVRSREGDLALLRVMGASRGQVFGTVMLEGMITASIGAVLGWIAAHLLIMAARANVPALAELGLAAWRPLWSELALALGVVVIGALAALVPALAVYRLDPARVLARAG
- a CDS encoding MerC domain-containing protein, encoding MTTSVSAARSEAPWHRFGMGLSVLCLLHCLALPWLLASLPAVALAALPEALRDNEWLHAALIAPVLLVSGPALLRGRPGTARTALVISAFAALVGALFMESELAERALTVTGAALLMAAHWQRLRQAHRH
- a CDS encoding GTP-binding protein, whose amino-acid sequence is MTATSDRRLPVTVLSGFLGAGKTTLLNHILANREGKRVAVIVNDMSEVNIDADLVRGGEAALSRAEETLVEMTNGCICCTLRDDLLKEVRKLAEEGRFDYLVIESTGISEPLPVAATFSFRDEYDECLGDVARLDTMVTVVDALNLLADYSSTDLLSARGETADEGDDRSLVGLLVEQIEFADVVIVNKASAVSPEQLATVKQVVASLNADAQIITADFGKVALDTILDTGLYDEERSEQHPLWMKELYDYASHRPESEEYGVESFVYRARQPFHPAMFYRFLTGDALDKVIRAKGHFWLATRSEFLGELAIAGHQKTVSRMGRWWAAVPKNRWPDDGTFEEFVIRHWDPVWGDRRQELVFIGIGLDKAAITKALDACLVPTDAFTPDKWERLNDPFPAWGEAQVALEPA